CCAGGCGCGCCGCACGCGTGGCACAGGGTCTCGTCGGTCCGCCAGCCAGCGTCCATCAGTGCGGGTTAGGCGGTGACGGCGCAGCCAATAGTCCCATTCGTTCTCGTTATCATGTTGGTCCGCCGGTGTCACTACCCGCATCTTTTGCACCAGCTTGCCTGCCACGATGTGCATGGCATGGTAGGCAAAATAGAACTCCTGATCATCGGTCCGTGGGTAGTCGCACTTGTGGTAATGCACACCGCGGTCCTTGTTGAACCATTGGTGGTGGCGGGCGTCCTGCTTGAAGTCATCGCTCCCCACGCCGTTCAGGTCTTTCACGACGATTTCCTTGGCCAGCTCAATCACCTGCGCCTTGTCGGCACCGAATACATTCGCGAGTGGTTCGAGCCAGTGGTCGTCGAAATCCGTGTTAAATTGGTATTTGAGCGAGGCATCGACCTCGCCGCGCGTGTGCCACGGTGTCGAAATCGGCTTCGCGTTGGACTTCACCCGCCGACGCGGCCCGGTCGGCCGGCCGATGCGTTCGAGCCGGCGGAGGACGGAGGGTGTCAGTGTGCTCGGTTTCGCCTTAGCGACCCGCAGAGCGGCTTCCGCCGCGGTTCGCTGGATCAGGACATGCGGCAGGCCACCGTGCGCGATGCTGGCCAGTGCCTTCGCGTGGCCCACCAGCGTCTGCGGGTGGTCGACGGCGGCGCGATGCAGACCAAAGAGTAAGTAGAGACGCGCGTGCAGGTGGTAGAACAGATACGTGCGTCCTCCAAACGCCCCGCAGTTTCCGCGACGGTCCCATTCGAGGAGAGCCCGAATTAGGTGATCGCACCCGGATTCGGCCCAGCGTCGCACGCAATGCACCGCCTGCCAGCGAGTCTCGGCATAGGGCGAACCGAGCGCTGCCCACACAAAGCCGGCGAGAGACTCGGACGGGGATTCCGGGGCCCGGAGATGTTCCGTCCAGAGGCCATCGCCTCTTTCTTTACTGAGCTGACGCTCGAATCGCTGCAGACCAAAGTCCAACAGCTCACCCGCTTCCGCCGGTGACAAGCGCCAGGCGCCGCTGGCGATGAATCCGAAGAAGGCGCCGGCATGTAGCACGCCCTCCCACGCCGCCAAGCCCTCCCCGATGCCTACGCAGATCGCCTCCATTTCGGTGTCGTTGATCCCGTGGAAATCCCGCAGGGCGCCGCGGCGGTAAAAATTACAGAGCTCAAACGCGCACCGCCGTCCCACCTTGCCGAGGTAGTCGGGCCAGTAGCGGCTGACCGAAGCGAGGTGCAACCAGCGCTTCCGTGCAGCCGCGATGATATGCCCGAAAGTGACGTAACTGGCGTCGGCCTCCTCAAGCGTGAGAGCCAGGAAGGCAGTTTCGCGGCCTACAGGAACCCGGTCGAGAAGTTCGGGCAGAGAGGACCGCCACGAGCCGGCCTTGTCGAGCGCGGAGCGCGCCAGCTGTAGGCCCTCCGCCGTTGACACGTCCGCGCCCGGGATGGAAGCCCAAGCCGCCGCCCATGCTTGCTTTTCCTTTTCTTCCTCGGCCGGGTTGGGTGCGAGCGAGGGGCCGGCGTGCGCCACCATCTCGGCCTTCGCCGGCTGCGATGGCACTATCAAACCCCTCTGCGCCGCAACTGCCATTAGCTTTTCCATGGAAGTGCCATGGCCATGCTCCATTGACAGGTCAGACTCCAATCGCGCCAGCAACTCTGGCAGCCTTGAAGAATCGGTCTCGGCAGCTAAACATGAGCACGCGAATTCCTCCGAGCCCCGACAGGCTTCAAAACCGCTTAGACCCCAAGCCTCCTTGGTCGACACCGCCTTTCGCTCCAACAATTCCTCTGCGACAGCGATGACCTGCTCACCGAACCAACCGATCTCTCGGTCCCGCCATCGGCTGAGGCCCGCAATACCCGCCGCAGGGTTGAGGTGTGTCACTTCTCGGATTGCGTCGCATCTCTCGAATTTGTCGCTAGTGCCTTCGTAGTCGCCTACCTCCTCCGCGACGCGCAACATGCGATATGCGAGTTCTTGAGCGGCTGCGCCGCCTGCCGCGCGCCGCTCCGCGACGGCCATAATAGCCTGCCACCGCTCCAGCACTTCATCGCCAAACCGCGAAATCACCTGCCCCGCTTCGTCAAAATAGGCCGCAGCCTCAGCGCGCTTCGCGACCAGGACCGCGCGAGCCAGGTTCATATAGGAAGAGGCATGGTCCTGTGGGTTGCCTTCCCAAGGCCCCCGCAGTTCGGCAACACAGGACTCTTCCATTGGTGCTCGCAGGGCCTCCAAGTGCGAAAGACGCAGCGCTGCTCGAAGCACTGGGATGCGCCGTCCGAGCCAAAACTTGAAGGTCTTGCTCCTGATCGTTCCGTCGAGGAACGCCTGCAACTCTGTGTCCGAGACATTGCGTTTCCACATCAGCGTCGCGAAGCGCGCATCAGCTATCTCGAGCCTGAGGCGTCCCTCGGACCTATAGTTCGAGATATAAGCTGAGTTGGAGCGCTCCCGCGCCTTGTCTAGCGCGATGGCACAGGCATCGGGCACGCCGACTAGCAGTTTCGCTCGTAGGAAATACCACGGTATGAGCGCCGCGAGAAAGGAGTCGCCTTCCTTCTCATCGGCGGAGCGTTGGATTTTCTGCGCGGATTCGGCGGGCTCGGGCGGCAGCATGTTTCCAAGCGTCGGTTCGTCCGCGCCCGCGAGCACCGCGCGCAGCGCTGCTGCACGGAGAAAGTGCTCTCGGTGATCACCTCCGTAGTCGCTACGCACATTCCTATCCGCCGTGAGCGCAACACACCTATCGAGCGCCGCCCGGATCTCGGTCACCGGTAAACCGTGCGCCGCACAGGCTTCTAGCGTGGAAATAACGGCGGCGACGAGCGGGTTGCGCAGCTCAAATTGCGGCGCCCCCTTGGCTAAGTCGGTGTCATTGACGAGGAACTTAAGCGTGGCATCGAGTGTGCCTGCCGGTGGCAGATGCCCTACCTGGCCCAGCTCGTGCGCGACTGCGAGCATGAGGAATGGCACTTTCAGACCCTGCCGCGCGATCTCCTCGATTTCTTGGAACCGGCCGGCGTCGACCAACCGGGAAATCACAGGACCGCCCAGTCGGAATGGTAGGTCACGCGGGCGCCAACGACCCATTTCCTCGACCAGCCCCTTGGGGCCGTCCAGCGCGAGGTGAGCCCATAGCATTTCGACAAGGTGGTGGTCCTCTACCCGGCGCGGGCGCGGGCCCCAGCTTCCCTTTTCCTTTTTGTTGTCCTCGGCCACGACCGCATACAGCCAGCCCATACCGGAT
The DNA window shown above is from Oleiharenicola lentus and carries:
- a CDS encoding ATP-binding protein; translation: MTPDQDPNPLTNPPNTKVRDSRAGDMFHYRWAARRCLRMAHPRSPLTAIGVEASTEPLPGEYVIDLSEYENRPDGSEMVTYSQLKHSTRRVDQHFVLSELKGTLEGFGERFRAVVKSTATDTRKREHFFAFVSNRPVAANLKAAAGELATGAAATTKLHRDLVAATGLKGEAVQNFFKKLVFRDGEQEYAAQKRLLHGELTECVVGFVDSDDADRLVNLVADRVMPKDERGRADGLIRREDVLLRLNATAEQLFPALPAFDPPDQLLRREQHDELLAHVLDDSAPAIIHAEGGVGKTVVACQIARSVPSGSVALVYDCFGNATYRNPAQPRHRARDALVQMANELAVHGLCQPLLPRDGVDPHEFFKAFALRLQQAVTALREKTSGAKLVLLVDAADNAEMVAAGPPPQPCFAAELLQVKLPPGCCLTMLCRSERKHLLRPAPTVRPMSLREFSWAESAAHLRTKFPEATDNDVNEFHRLSMGNPRVQAQEMGLPGATLTGVLTNLGPRVTGVDDQIAARLDKATATLKSTHGMAFAAQMDAICYGLANLPPFIPLEVLARAAGVSIEEIRSFAFDLGRALLLTDNSVQFRDEPTETWFLKRFSADQSRIAEFATRLKPLAGQFTYVAQALPRLLFRAGDYQQVIDLALSDAHLPVNNQLDERAVRIDRLQFAFKAAMGERKLADAMRIAFRAGEEMAGDGRQLAMFAENTDLVAVLLAPHRVQELALQHKLGRAWPGCENLYTASLLCSVPDFKGEGRGYLRSGMGWLYAVVAEDNKKEKGSWGPRPRRVEDHHLVEMLWAHLALDGPKGLVEEMGRWRPRDLPFRLGGPVISRLVDAGRFQEIEEIARQGLKVPFLMLAVAHELGQVGHLPPAGTLDATLKFLVNDTDLAKGAPQFELRNPLVAAVISTLEACAAHGLPVTEIRAALDRCVALTADRNVRSDYGGDHREHFLRAAALRAVLAGADEPTLGNMLPPEPAESAQKIQRSADEKEGDSFLAALIPWYFLRAKLLVGVPDACAIALDKARERSNSAYISNYRSEGRLRLEIADARFATLMWKRNVSDTELQAFLDGTIRSKTFKFWLGRRIPVLRAALRLSHLEALRAPMEESCVAELRGPWEGNPQDHASSYMNLARAVLVAKRAEAAAYFDEAGQVISRFGDEVLERWQAIMAVAERRAAGGAAAQELAYRMLRVAEEVGDYEGTSDKFERCDAIREVTHLNPAAGIAGLSRWRDREIGWFGEQVIAVAEELLERKAVSTKEAWGLSGFEACRGSEEFACSCLAAETDSSRLPELLARLESDLSMEHGHGTSMEKLMAVAAQRGLIVPSQPAKAEMVAHAGPSLAPNPAEEEKEKQAWAAAWASIPGADVSTAEGLQLARSALDKAGSWRSSLPELLDRVPVGRETAFLALTLEEADASYVTFGHIIAAARKRWLHLASVSRYWPDYLGKVGRRCAFELCNFYRRGALRDFHGINDTEMEAICVGIGEGLAAWEGVLHAGAFFGFIASGAWRLSPAEAGELLDFGLQRFERQLSKERGDGLWTEHLRAPESPSESLAGFVWAALGSPYAETRWQAVHCVRRWAESGCDHLIRALLEWDRRGNCGAFGGRTYLFYHLHARLYLLFGLHRAAVDHPQTLVGHAKALASIAHGGLPHVLIQRTAAEAALRVAKAKPSTLTPSVLRRLERIGRPTGPRRRVKSNAKPISTPWHTRGEVDASLKYQFNTDFDDHWLEPLANVFGADKAQVIELAKEIVVKDLNGVGSDDFKQDARHHQWFNKDRGVHYHKCDYPRTDDQEFYFAYHAMHIVAGKLVQKMRVVTPADQHDNENEWDYWLRRHRLTRTDGRWLADRRDPVPRVRRAWLRHSREEHWLWSVNTADFVDCLCASSDQPGWLCAEGAWTDHDSQRVETVRVSSALVRPEAASALANSLRWAEEPSGFFLPNYRQRDAGFGDAPFDLKGWILERNGGDPRLDRMDPFAREISYPGFRIGPSFATLLKLTTDLEGREWRRAKRHDLVARAELWSERERHPRGHRENLCRSGSRLVASPDLLLELCRATKRHLIFSVSIDRKTDRGYGRRYPEYGVPSSHQIFILSADGWLRDPKKDYRVG